Proteins from a single region of Amblyomma americanum isolate KBUSLIRL-KWMA chromosome 10, ASM5285725v1, whole genome shotgun sequence:
- the LOC144108274 gene encoding uncharacterized protein LOC144108274 — MQVRQLVERWRQAHSQLRFECQRQRDELVHMGMHERLCEDSEKLLRRENAALKEALAQHADVVARLQRLRAESDALREDLDDARASLCAASLEHEARQAELRRQLDSESKARKEAELRLASETAAAASMREELEARRDENGVLAAELEECRKELKAKDQELRCQVIAVRLERDEEVARIRGRMEWLQTSGHDACREQSAALQQELARAHDEIARLRENGLAPRSPVQSSALSLTQRLQKTPGKGSARSSESPGQDRNTSSAQLKMWPGALPGGRLNDPEGATHDNQRHLGGKASEGEVQNVCASPAQRRTPPPGTPQATTPASACARSSVSYKPVSDGTVDSTRGVPDSGDGVINEQELPLAAVDVPESPELGAAARGSFRVSDLLAKSAQRRGTLPLFGAGRGREDVLNEPGDPGLGTVRGGSNRAPGAGVLESPPCSEAKPKKRRLCLEVDDMFFVDA; from the exons ATGCAG GTTCGTCAGCTGGTCGAAAGATGGCGGCAGGCGCACAGCCAGCTGCGCTTCGAGTGCCAGCGGCAGCGCGACGAGCTCGTCCACATGGGCATGCACGAGCGCCTGTGCGAGGACAGCGAGAAGCTGCTGCGCAGGGAGAATGCGGCTCTCAAGGAGGCGCTGGCGCAGCACGCGGACGTCGTCGCCCGGCTGCAGAGGCTCAGGGCCGAGAGCGACGCCCTCAGGGAGGACCTGGACGACGCGAGGGCCTCGCTCTGCGCCGCCTCGCTGGAGCACGAGGCGAGGCAGGCCGAGCTGCGCCGGCAGCTGGACTCCGAGAGCAAGGCCCGCAAGGAGGCCGAACTCAGGCTGGCCTCCgagaccgccgccgccgccagtaTGCGCGAGGAACTCGAGGCCCGGCGAGACGAGAACGGGGTGCTGGCGGCCGAGCTAGAGGAATGCCGCAAGGAGCTCAAA GCCAAGGACCAGGAGCTCCGCTGCCAGGTCATCGCGGTCAGGCTCGAGCGTGACGAGGAGGTAGCCAGGATCCGGGGTCGCATGGAGTGGCTCCAGACGTCGGGTCACGACGCATGCCGGGAGCAGTCCGCCGCTCTTCAGCAGGAGCTGGCACGAGCGCACGACGAGATCGCCCGCCTAAGGGAGAACGGCTTGGCTCCGCGGTCGCCTGTGCAGTCCAGCGCCCTGTCTCTCACCCAGAGACTGCAGAAGACTCCTGGTAAAGGTTCTGCAAGGTCTTCGGAGAGCCCAGGACAGGATCGCAATACCAGCAGCGCTCAACTGAAGATGTGGCCCGGGGCCTTGCCTGGAGGTCGGCTCAATGACCCAGAGGGCGCTACCCACGACAACCAACGGCACCTTGGCGGTAAGGCTAGTGAGGGTGAAGTCCAAAATGTCTGCGCAAGTCCCGCCCAAAGACGTACACCACCGCCGGGTACCCCGCAGGCTACCACTCCTGCTTCTGCTTGTGCACGGTCCAGCGTGAGCTACAAGCCCGTGAGCGACGGAACAGTTGATTCTACTCGTGGGGTTCCAGACTCAGGCGACGGCGTCATCAATGAGCAAGAGCTACCGTTAGCGGCAGTAGACGTCCCCGAAAGCCCCGAACTGGGTGCTGCTGCGAGAGGTTCGTTCAGGGTGAGCGACCTCCTCGCCAAGTCGGCGCAGCGTAGAGGAACTCTTCCTTTGTTCGGCGCGGGCAGAGGTCGCGAAGACGTCCTGAACGAGCCTGGAGACCCAGGACTGGGCACGGTACGCGGAGGCTCCAACCGTGCTCCGGGTGCCGGGGTTCTTGAAAGCCCGCCCTGTTCCGAAGCTAAGCCGAAGAAGAGAAGGCTGTGCTTGGAAGTGGACGATATGTTTTTTGTCGACGCTTAG